The following are from one region of the Arcobacter defluvii genome:
- a CDS encoding MotA/TolQ/ExbB proton channel family protein: MSQKIIEVVMDLMGYIDKGGIIVYILIALNVIGFTIILWKFFTLPRKNAIISQIKHRVTKDSSLTSQIEYEVKKLESGLTIIKNIATVAPLLGLLGTVIGVYKSFEAITQNGLGDPTIFSNGIGIALITTIAGLIVAIPHQIAYNHFISLIDSIELKAKKELASE; encoded by the coding sequence ATGTCACAAAAAATTATTGAGGTCGTTATGGATTTAATGGGATACATTGATAAAGGTGGAATTATTGTTTATATTTTAATTGCTTTAAATGTGATTGGATTTACTATTATTTTATGGAAATTTTTTACACTTCCAAGAAAAAATGCAATTATTAGTCAAATTAAACATAGAGTTACAAAAGATTCTTCTCTTACATCTCAAATAGAATATGAAGTTAAAAAACTTGAATCTGGACTTACTATTATAAAAAACATAGCAACAGTTGCCCCACTTTTAGGACTTTTAGGAACTGTTATTGGAGTTTATAAATCTTTTGAAGCAATTACTCAAAATGGTTTAGGTGACCCAACAATCTTTTCAAATGGAATCGGGATTGCGTTGATTACGACAATCGCAGGTTTAATTGTAGCAATTCCTCATCAAATAGCTTATAATCATTTTATCTCTTTGATTGATTCAATTGAGTTAAAAGCTAAAAAAGAGCTAGCGAGCGAATAA
- a CDS encoding 1-aminocyclopropane-1-carboxylate deaminase has product MNYTNSLIEQISFNNQKYFVKRDDLLHKDFSGNKARKFYYFLKNDFPKIKKVISFGSAQSNAMYSLSVLCKIKGWKFDYYVDHIASYLKENPIGNYKFAKEFGMNIIEAEVPKTFKNDELFISEGGAVSAASFGIEILANEIRTWAKENQIKNLKVFLPSGTGTTSLYLQKFLPFEVLTCSCVGDDEYLEKQFLALEKTNFPTILKKEKKYHFGKLYKELYEIHNELLNQTNIEFDLLYDSLGWLCFEKYVENFDKKDEFNFLYIHQGGLLGNISMKERYTYKYNS; this is encoded by the coding sequence ATGAACTATACAAATTCTTTAATTGAACAAATAAGCTTTAATAATCAAAAATATTTTGTAAAAAGAGATGATTTATTACACAAAGATTTTTCAGGAAATAAGGCTAGAAAGTTTTACTATTTTTTGAAAAATGATTTTCCTAAAATTAAAAAAGTTATATCTTTTGGTTCTGCCCAATCAAATGCAATGTATTCACTCTCTGTATTGTGTAAAATCAAAGGTTGGAAGTTTGATTATTATGTTGATCATATTGCTTCATATTTAAAAGAAAATCCAATTGGAAATTATAAATTTGCAAAAGAATTTGGAATGAATATTATAGAAGCTGAAGTTCCAAAAACTTTTAAAAATGATGAACTTTTTATTAGTGAAGGTGGAGCTGTAAGTGCAGCTTCTTTTGGAATAGAGATTTTAGCTAATGAGATAAGAACTTGGGCAAAAGAAAATCAAATAAAAAATCTAAAAGTTTTTTTGCCAAGTGGTACAGGAACAACATCCCTTTATCTACAAAAATTTCTTCCATTTGAAGTTTTGACTTGTTCTTGTGTTGGTGATGATGAATATTTAGAAAAACAGTTTTTAGCTCTTGAAAAAACTAATTTTCCAACAATTTTAAAAAAAGAGAAAAAATATCATTTTGGGAAACTTTATAAAGAGTTATATGAAATCCATAATGAGTTGCTAAATCAAACAAATATTGAGTTTGATTTACTTTATGATAGTTTAGGTTGGCTTTGTTTTGAAAAATATGTAGAAAATTTTGATAAAAAAGATGAGTTCAACTTCTTATATATTCATCAAGGTGGACTACTTGGAAATATCTCTATGAAAGAGAGATATACCTATAAATATAACTCTTAA